The Juglans regia cultivar Chandler chromosome 1, Walnut 2.0, whole genome shotgun sequence nucleotide sequence tcaattatgttGAATGGAGTTTCCAAAGGCTTTTTCAAGGCTTCGCGTGGTATTCGACAAGGCGACCCTCTTttcccttatctttttattttatcaaaagataTCCTTTCTAGATTATTGGAATCAcaatttgttttggatattattaAGCTTTATCACTTGTCGGCTTCTTGTTTGAGGATTTCACATCTTCTCAATGCGGATGATTTGTTGCTATTTCTAAGAGGTGATACTCGTTCCATGCGGGGGTTACTGAAAACATTGAAGTTATATGAGGCGATTTCGGGACAAAAGATGAATGTAGAAAAATCAACTTTATTTTGTTCTAACAAGATAAACTATACTAGGAAAAATCAATTGCTACATAAAAGTATGATAAAAGGCTAAAAGTTGCACCTGACCAATCAACGACTTTTCATTATCAAGATCAAAGATCAAATAGTGAAAGAAGGTCATGATCATTCACTTTATTGCTCAAATCTTCTATCTTTTCGCAATCTATTACGAAGATCGGAATCAAACCTAGATACATTAGTCGAATAAGAAGCTGATACCGGACGAGTCCTTAAACCCCTACGAAACTCGAAGCCTGGGTGAAACGAAGAATCATTGGGATCAAAACAGGAGATCAAAGACTCGGGgtctttttagaaaaaagaatGTGGGTACCGGATTTCAAATCCGGGTTTCAAGTTTCAAGGTTTCGGATTAACCCATAATATAACCGAGTTTCGGACCGGGACGGCCCCGATGCAGATGGATAATCCTAGGTTATGCAtgttctacatatatatatatatatatatatatatacacacactaacaatatatataagcaaCTTTTATTACAACACTTttccaattatatttaaaattgaagatatttttaaaaagtgtacAATGGgttaatatttcttatataatctacgtttcgtttatttttatggatgagatgaattaaaataaaaattaaaaaattaaataaaatattattaaaatatatttttttaatattatttttattttaaaattaaaaaaaattaaattatttattttattttatataaaaatttaaaaaaattataataatttgatgaaattaaaatgattacaaaaacccaaaaacaaaaaagagcgGCTTCCACTTTTGCAGCATTACTGCTGGTGCTAAATTTTATTAGTACAAACAAATACATCCAACCACTTCGGCACTTCCAACTTCTACAGGCATGCCGGTGTTCACTGTCAAAAGAAAGCTGTATAAAATTACACACTAAGctccttattttatttattcctatctctgtctctgtctatctctctttctcatccgTATCAACAAATGATGAACATTTACTACATTAGAAAGAAGATGCCATTTCCCAAGAGATGCAatcatattgaatcaaaatgaATTTCTCAGCAACCACGATCTGACCCACACAGCCTGGGGTAGCCTCATAATGGACGCTGACCCACACCCACTTCGCCTTCACCTCTGAAAAAAAGGTTCTCACCGGTGTCTCCTCAACCCACAGTTGCCGTTGAAGAAGGATCACTTGCTACAACCTGATAGCCATGCCTATCTTCATCTTCCTTATCTACTTGAATCTGATCAGCATTCTCTCTATCACCGTCCTCCGTTACCGATTCCGTCCTCTGTTGCTCTTGTCCATTCATCATGTGCATCAAAAGCTCCTCAGGCTTCAACTCATTGCCAGAATTAGTTGATTTTTCAACCTTCGTAGTCTTCCCAGTATATAAAGCATCAAGCTGGTGAAAATAAGGACAGGTCTTTGAGTCCTCAGGCCTtttcttattgctttcttttaCCCTCTTGAAGTACTTGTTTATATTCTCCCACTTCTCTTTACACCTCTTTGCACTCCGATCATAACCAATCTTTTTCATTGCAATTGATGTCTCCTCCCATAGAGATCCTTTGGGCCCATTTTCTTGATACTGACAATCAAGGTTAGTCCTCAGCCTAATCAAAGCGTCAACTTCATCTTTAGGCCATCGCGCCGAGCTCTTCTGAATAGAATTCCCACGATTGTCATTTTCTTGCTTCTCCAAATTATATACACAACTGTTATCCTCTTGATTGTCCAAAACCTTCCCGCCATTATGTTTTCCTTGCCCCGTAACATCTCCACCATGACTATTGTCTTGCCTTTCCACAACTTTCTCCACTGGCATTGAGACCATTGTTGACTCCTGGGGCAATTGCACCGAGCTCGCCTGCTCAGAAAATTGCTTCAAGAAGGCAAGGACAGCAGCATCCTTTGCTGTTGTAATCGATCTTTCTTGAACCAAAATTTCGCGCTCTCTCTTAATTCTATCTAATTCTTCCATCCTCCATGCTTCTTCTCTTGCCATTCGATCTCGCTCACACTTATCCAATGCCTCTATAAGTTTCCTCTGCAAGTTCTCCTGTTTCTCGACAACCTCCTTCATTAATCCCTCAAAATACTCGgtcaatttcttcttcttcttcttcttcctcatgccTTCCAACTCCTTAAGGGATGAAGATGTGGACGGAGTGGAGTTATCCACGAACATGATAGAATGCTGAACTGAATTTTGGATAGCATTAGTTGGCTCCGCAGTATTCACCACTATCCCCCCCGTTTCTGCCAAAGAAGCCTGGACCTTTTCTTGgtaaggagaaggagaaggaagtTGTGGGTTGCTATCTAAAGCCTCTAACTGCTCGAAAAACCGATAATGCTTGCCATTGGATCGGCCCGACCGAACTTCTTTGGTCCTCTTGTGGTACTTGTATATGTTCTCAAACTTCTCCTTGCACTTCTTGGCGCTTCGAGTATATCCAAACTCCGCTAATTTCCTGAACAACACGGTTCCACAAACTGCATTTTTGAACTTCAGCAAAACCCAAATTAACCAATACTAAAAGAATGAACTAAAGCAAAAAGGAGTAGAGCATACGTATGAGACCATTTCAGACCTTCAAACCCAAGGGCCATAAGAAGTTGCTGGATATTATTACTTCAATGTAAAAGGGATTTAAGAACACGATAAATTTAGCGAGAACATAAGAAAtacatcatttttcaaattgttATTTCGGCAAGTTTCGATGATATAAGCAAAAATTTAATCCTAATAAGCATACTTGCAAAACTAAAGCCTTCGAATTTTCACGGGCAACAAATGTGAAACGCAACTACGCAAGCAAGAGGATGGCTTTT carries:
- the LOC108996329 gene encoding trihelix transcription factor GT-2-like, with the translated sequence MSEISNLPENPGTSAAVDRGNEECGVSALVSVGSGDEERVGSEEGDRNWSGTRWSRQESLALLEIRSDMDDTFRDSATKAPLWEAVSRKLAEFGYTRSAKKCKEKFENIYKYHKRTKEVRSGRSNGKHYRFFEQLEALDSNPQLPSPSPYQEKVQASLAETGGIVVNTAEPTNAIQNSVQHSIMFVDNSTPSTSSSLKELEGMRKKKKKKKLTEYFEGLMKEVVEKQENLQRKLIEALDKCERDRMAREEAWRMEELDRIKREREILVQERSITTAKDAAVLAFLKQFSEQASSVQLPQESTMVSMPVEKVVERQDNSHGGDVTGQGKHNGGKVLDNQEDNSCVYNLEKQENDNRGNSIQKSSARWPKDEVDALIRLRTNLDCQYQENGPKGSLWEETSIAMKKIGYDRSAKRCKEKWENINKYFKRVKESNKKRPEDSKTCPYFHQLDALYTGKTTKVEKSTNSGNELKPEELLMHMMNGQEQQRTESVTEDGDRENADQIQVDKEDEDRHGYQVVASDPSSTATVG